The Cohnella abietis genome has a segment encoding these proteins:
- a CDS encoding GDP-mannose 4,6-dehydratase — protein MKALVTGISGFVGSHMAEFLLLKGVEVVGTIRNRSRMDHISHLQQDIRLVECELRDPFSVEALIGAEKPDLIFHLAAQSFVPTSWNSPIDTIHNNVAGQVNLFEAIRRFGLHSKIQIACSSEEYGQVNPGETPIKETNPLRPLSPYAISKVAQDYLGYQYHKSYGLHVIRTITFNHTGPRRGENFVTSNFAKQIVDIEKGKKPPVIYVGNLEAKRDFTDVRDVVRGYWLALEKGVPGEAYNIASGTCYTIAEMLAILLSHSNVDIEVKTDASRLRPSDVEILLGDYRKFHEATGWNPEIPFERTMEDLLQYWRSQP, from the coding sequence ATGAAAGCTCTTGTGACGGGAATATCAGGGTTTGTTGGAAGCCATATGGCAGAATTTCTGCTCCTCAAGGGTGTTGAGGTTGTTGGCACTATTCGAAACCGCAGCCGGATGGACCATATTTCTCATTTACAGCAGGATATTCGCTTAGTAGAGTGCGAGCTTCGCGACCCATTTTCAGTAGAAGCCTTAATTGGTGCCGAGAAGCCAGACCTTATTTTCCACCTTGCCGCCCAAAGCTTCGTACCTACTTCATGGAATTCTCCAATCGATACGATCCATAATAATGTCGCCGGGCAAGTTAATCTGTTCGAAGCGATTCGTCGTTTCGGATTACATTCAAAAATTCAAATTGCTTGTTCAAGCGAGGAGTATGGGCAGGTAAATCCGGGAGAAACGCCGATTAAGGAAACGAATCCTTTACGTCCATTAAGTCCATATGCCATTAGTAAAGTAGCGCAGGATTACTTGGGCTATCAATATCACAAGAGCTATGGTTTGCACGTCATTCGTACAATTACCTTTAATCATACTGGTCCAAGACGCGGGGAAAACTTCGTAACCTCTAATTTCGCTAAGCAGATTGTAGATATCGAGAAGGGGAAAAAGCCGCCTGTAATCTATGTAGGAAATCTAGAGGCGAAGCGGGATTTTACCGACGTACGGGACGTCGTTAGAGGTTATTGGCTAGCCTTGGAAAAGGGTGTCCCCGGAGAGGCATACAATATTGCTTCAGGTACCTGTTATACCATTGCTGAGATGCTAGCAATCTTGCTATCCCACAGTAACGTGGACATTGAGGTGAAGACGGATGCTAGCCGTTTACGCCCTTCTGACGTAGAAATTTTGCTAGGTGACTATCGTAAATTTCATGAGGCGACGGGTTGGAATCCAGAAATTCCATTCGAGCGGACGATGGAGGATTTGCTTCAGTATTGGCGTTCTCAGCCTTAG
- a CDS encoding mannose-1-phosphate guanylyltransferase, producing MKIVIMAGGKGSRLWPRSVEDRPKQFLALTSEETMLQLTYRRLVRIVPSRQIYVVTAALYRALVMEQLPELDEGKIITEPVQRDTGPCVALSALHFLRQDDDEVLVMMPSDQHIPNILALYEALSKAEAIAESSRSIVTLGIVPARPETNYGYIMTSETDSIEGARKVTSFVEKPDMEAAIKLVQLPNVYWNSGIIVWKPSTIAHSMEEHQPELWSALAGGGMAPETEYAALPKISVDYAILEKANNLFTIPFRYEWEDLGSWASLERVREEEADANGNIVHGVVHALESSNNIIFAEGRKTIVIGADDLIIVSTAEGLLICHKSKEPFLKSFVQHVEQQGGGVG from the coding sequence ATGAAAATCGTCATTATGGCAGGCGGAAAAGGAAGCCGGCTATGGCCGAGAAGCGTGGAGGATAGGCCCAAGCAATTTCTCGCTTTGACTTCGGAGGAAACGATGCTTCAGCTCACCTACCGCCGTCTGGTACGGATTGTACCTTCGCGACAGATCTATGTTGTAACAGCGGCCTTGTACCGGGCACTTGTCATGGAGCAGCTTCCAGAGCTAGATGAGGGAAAAATCATCACGGAGCCGGTACAGCGGGATACGGGACCTTGCGTTGCCCTCTCAGCGCTTCATTTTCTCCGTCAGGATGATGATGAGGTACTTGTCATGATGCCCTCGGACCAACATATTCCGAACATTCTCGCACTCTATGAGGCGCTTAGCAAAGCAGAAGCCATTGCAGAGTCTTCTAGATCAATTGTTACACTTGGAATCGTTCCAGCGCGTCCTGAGACGAACTACGGATATATTATGACATCAGAAACAGATAGCATCGAAGGTGCTCGGAAGGTTACGTCATTCGTGGAAAAGCCAGATATGGAAGCGGCCATTAAGCTTGTCCAATTGCCTAATGTTTATTGGAATAGCGGGATTATCGTTTGGAAGCCGTCAACAATCGCACACTCCATGGAGGAGCATCAGCCGGAATTATGGAGCGCTTTAGCCGGGGGAGGAATGGCTCCCGAAACAGAATATGCAGCCCTCCCTAAAATCTCTGTAGATTACGCAATTCTGGAAAAAGCAAATAATCTATTTACCATTCCCTTTCGATATGAGTGGGAGGACCTTGGGAGCTGGGCATCGCTTGAACGAGTAAGGGAAGAGGAAGCCGACGCGAATGGGAATATCGTTCATGGTGTGGTCCACGCTTTGGAGTCCAGTAATAATATTATTTTCGCTGAAGGACGGAAAACAATCGTAATTGGAGCAGACGATTTGATTATTGTATCAACCGCGGAAGGCTTGCTAATCTGTCATAAATCCAAGGAGCCCTTCTTAAAGTCATTCGTTCAGCATGTGGAGCAACAGGGAGGAGGCGTCGGTTAA
- a CDS encoding glycosyltransferase family 4 protein produces the protein MNITGVYWVGPVYDMGGYGNVSRNFLRALEAAEVPVFIAPSMGPLHQTEIGEKTIQWLDNLSTDKIGDQVVCIQHGVPAHFNMQLPHIKVIRTIGITLFETDRTPADWPQRCNQLDEIWVPSQFNYRTFVASGVDPSKIRVVPYPIDVTKYYPGRQYNKITFSPPLRKFSFLYVFGFDFRKGVDLLIMSFCREFGEEEDVSLVLKVYVHSGYEPAYVMSVIRSHIPEKRLFSQIFIIVEPFDEQQLVDLYLSCDAYVSVDRAGWGMPAMETMALGKPAIGLNWGGYTEFMNEENSILIEPEPKLVPVDHRLQSDRPEYYLGHMWADIQPIKVGNAMRELYEDRAKRERISKKAAFDIHFDFSPAVIGNQIKKLLCIQ, from the coding sequence ATGAACATTACAGGGGTTTATTGGGTAGGTCCGGTATATGACATGGGCGGTTACGGCAATGTGTCGCGAAACTTTCTGAGGGCATTGGAAGCGGCTGAGGTTCCCGTGTTCATCGCCCCTTCTATGGGGCCACTTCACCAGACGGAAATAGGAGAGAAGACAATCCAGTGGCTGGATAATCTCTCTACGGATAAGATTGGAGACCAGGTAGTGTGTATACAGCATGGTGTTCCTGCTCATTTCAATATGCAGCTTCCCCATATTAAGGTCATTCGAACAATCGGTATTACCCTATTCGAAACGGATAGGACTCCAGCAGATTGGCCTCAGAGATGTAATCAATTAGATGAAATATGGGTACCCTCGCAATTTAACTATCGTACCTTTGTAGCGAGTGGTGTAGATCCTTCCAAAATACGCGTCGTTCCATATCCGATTGATGTGACTAAGTATTATCCGGGAAGACAGTATAACAAAATCACCTTTTCCCCACCTCTCCGCAAGTTCTCATTTCTTTATGTCTTCGGGTTTGATTTCCGTAAGGGGGTCGACCTGCTGATCATGTCCTTCTGTCGCGAGTTTGGTGAGGAGGAAGACGTATCACTCGTGCTTAAAGTGTACGTGCACAGCGGATATGAGCCAGCTTACGTGATGTCAGTTATTCGTTCCCATATTCCGGAGAAGCGACTGTTTTCACAAATTTTTATTATTGTTGAGCCATTCGACGAGCAACAGCTGGTCGATCTATATCTAAGCTGTGATGCTTATGTTTCCGTTGACCGTGCGGGCTGGGGGATGCCAGCTATGGAAACGATGGCATTAGGCAAGCCAGCTATCGGACTTAATTGGGGCGGCTATACAGAGTTTATGAATGAGGAAAATAGTATTCTCATTGAGCCAGAGCCGAAGCTCGTTCCGGTCGATCATAGGCTACAGAGCGATAGACCCGAATATTATCTTGGGCATATGTGGGCTGACATTCAACCGATTAAAGTCGGTAATGCCATGAGGGAGCTATACGAGGATAGAGCCAAACGAGAGCGAATAAGCAAGAAAGCAGCATTTGATATCCATTTTGATTTCTCTCCTGCGGTAATCGGTAACCAAATAAAAAAATTACTGTGTATACAGTAA
- a CDS encoding class I SAM-dependent methyltransferase, giving the protein MGIAGLELFNYFLFDRKPLPYNQLPYGNCSERTIEIPIAIQFLLEAGAGKQEPFLEIGNVLAYYQALLDPHPSLANRHILDKFEEAPGVMNIDLMDYEKKHSLIVCLSTVEHIGQHAYGESKSGDGEIPLTAIRQIYNLLEPGGTALLTVPYGKLMDAGWLIQFSAEYLDLLFDAYGVPRDAASISYFQKQDMDMHLDVPRQAWIQCEKEALAETRFDSPFMFANGIAIIRLQKIGNDIPTATIPLTQTKNLHYTPAAAVTNLYFTPFIRPTGFDKDGRLPAHFPGYIFYGPSISLAPRRYLIQASVEIIGQGEFTIDITSDSCNKLLWSQTLSGSQYVEATLILTQEENNVDIRFYKHNTSECYIKVPSLLLTEEKNHS; this is encoded by the coding sequence ATGGGAATAGCAGGATTGGAGCTCTTCAATTATTTCTTGTTTGACCGTAAGCCGTTGCCTTATAACCAGCTCCCTTACGGCAACTGCTCGGAAAGGACAATTGAAATTCCGATCGCCATTCAATTCCTTCTGGAAGCAGGAGCAGGTAAACAGGAGCCCTTCCTTGAAATCGGCAACGTTCTTGCCTATTATCAAGCCCTATTAGATCCTCATCCTTCGCTGGCTAACCGGCACATTCTCGACAAGTTTGAAGAAGCACCGGGAGTTATGAATATCGATTTAATGGATTACGAGAAGAAGCACTCATTGATTGTTTGCCTATCCACCGTAGAGCATATCGGCCAGCATGCGTATGGGGAAAGTAAATCAGGTGATGGGGAAATTCCGCTTACAGCCATTCGCCAAATTTATAATCTTCTAGAACCAGGTGGCACAGCACTCTTAACTGTTCCATATGGAAAATTAATGGATGCTGGCTGGTTAATTCAGTTTAGCGCTGAATACCTTGATCTATTGTTCGATGCATATGGAGTACCTCGTGATGCAGCTTCTATTTCTTATTTTCAAAAACAAGATATGGATATGCACTTGGATGTCCCACGCCAGGCTTGGATTCAGTGTGAGAAGGAAGCTTTGGCGGAAACTAGGTTCGACAGCCCATTCATGTTCGCTAATGGCATTGCAATCATCCGTCTGCAGAAAATCGGCAATGATATTCCAACTGCTACGATTCCTCTTACTCAGACAAAAAACCTTCACTATACTCCAGCCGCAGCTGTAACCAATTTATACTTTACGCCCTTTATCAGACCTACTGGCTTTGATAAGGATGGTCGTCTTCCTGCTCATTTTCCTGGTTACATTTTCTATGGCCCATCTATTTCACTGGCCCCTCGTCGTTACCTTATTCAAGCTTCCGTAGAGATTATCGGACAAGGAGAATTTACAATCGATATTACCTCCGACTCCTGCAATAAGCTGCTATGGAGCCAGACCTTGTCAGGTAGTCAGTATGTTGAAGCAACGCTTATCCTTACGCAAGAGGAGAACAACGTTGATATCCGTTTCTATAAGCACAATACATCGGAATGCTATATAAAGGTACCTTCACTTCTGCTGACAGAAGAGAAAAATCATTCTTAG
- a CDS encoding FkbM family methyltransferase yields MFDLTRPQVYVGNHTILMNLDAGPSMFLDLRDPVCMAIYLTGGWEPWITGTFLSVIQPGMTVLDIGSHSGYFTLLAAMKTGPTGVVHAFEPNPFHHRNLLKSAAVNGYPHVQLHRVMLSDQNGEDTIETWGDGGSSIFYPSMIELNGLTKTKVKKAVLSELLGTSKKVDVIKIDIDGGEPYIMDSLFEVIDASGRLVIFMEYLPLLWGGHAPRPIMQRFVDRGFHMYIVPMTGAPIEPITLEVLDSHTGPLHWDLLLLRS; encoded by the coding sequence TTGTTCGATTTAACTAGACCCCAAGTTTATGTCGGGAATCATACTATATTAATGAATTTGGACGCAGGTCCATCCATGTTTCTAGATCTTCGTGATCCTGTCTGCATGGCGATTTACTTAACAGGGGGCTGGGAGCCATGGATCACCGGGACATTCCTATCTGTTATCCAGCCTGGTATGACTGTGCTCGACATCGGCTCGCATAGCGGATATTTCACTTTACTAGCAGCTATGAAAACGGGGCCGACCGGTGTTGTCCATGCTTTCGAGCCTAATCCCTTCCATCATCGCAATCTGCTCAAAAGCGCCGCAGTAAATGGTTATCCTCATGTTCAGCTACACCGTGTAATGCTGTCCGATCAGAATGGCGAAGACACCATAGAAACTTGGGGAGATGGCGGCTCCAGCATTTTCTATCCTAGTATGATTGAGCTTAACGGCCTTACGAAAACGAAGGTGAAGAAAGCCGTACTATCAGAGCTATTGGGCACCTCAAAAAAGGTCGATGTTATTAAAATAGATATTGATGGTGGAGAGCCATACATCATGGACAGCTTATTCGAGGTTATTGATGCTAGCGGAAGGCTCGTTATATTCATGGAATACTTGCCTTTATTGTGGGGGGGTCATGCTCCGCGTCCTATTATGCAAAGATTCGTCGATCGCGGCTTCCACATGTATATCGTTCCGATGACCGGCGCCCCCATCGAGCCGATCACCCTTGAAGTGCTAGATTCCCACACGGGACCACTCCATTGGGATTTGCTGTTACTTCGTAGCTAG
- a CDS encoding class I SAM-dependent methyltransferase, whose product MLGSQLCKETDFSSAWFIHACGKLNEGMRFHRKLWEWCYIYEALRERSMLMPFKRGLGFGVGKEPLTAAFAALGSEIVATDLDVELAKAQGWVDTNQHALSLTDLNDRGLCDPYQFQNLVTYETANMNQISESYTGQFDYTWSSCSFEHLGSIEHGKRFIVNQMKCLRPGGVAVHTTEFNLTSDEHTLEADILVIFRKRDIEAMVAELSEEGYRITVDYTAGTGPFESYVDIPPYTNPVHLRLLLGQYVSTSIGLIIEKPLA is encoded by the coding sequence ATGCTTGGTTCGCAATTATGTAAGGAAACAGATTTCTCTTCTGCTTGGTTTATCCATGCATGTGGTAAGCTAAATGAAGGGATGAGGTTTCACCGTAAGCTATGGGAATGGTGTTATATTTATGAGGCATTGCGCGAGCGAAGTATGCTAATGCCATTCAAACGGGGATTAGGCTTTGGAGTTGGTAAGGAGCCGTTGACTGCAGCATTTGCTGCTCTAGGCAGCGAGATAGTAGCGACTGATCTAGATGTTGAGCTGGCCAAGGCACAGGGCTGGGTAGATACGAATCAGCATGCGCTGAGCTTGACAGACTTGAATGATCGGGGGCTATGTGACCCTTATCAATTTCAGAATTTGGTTACCTACGAAACGGCCAATATGAACCAGATTAGTGAGAGCTATACCGGACAATTCGACTATACGTGGTCTTCATGCAGCTTTGAGCATTTGGGGTCCATCGAGCATGGGAAGAGATTTATTGTAAACCAGATGAAATGCTTGCGGCCAGGCGGCGTAGCCGTCCATACGACGGAGTTTAATCTAACTTCTGATGAACATACACTAGAGGCGGATATACTCGTTATTTTTCGAAAAAGAGACATTGAAGCAATGGTTGCAGAGCTAAGTGAAGAAGGCTACCGGATTACTGTCGATTATACGGCGGGAACGGGACCATTTGAGTCTTATGTAGATATACCTCCTTATACGAATCCGGTCCATCTAAGATTATTACTAGGACAATATGTCTCAACATCAATCGGACTGATTATAGAAAAGCCACTGGCATAG
- a CDS encoding glycosyltransferase: MNIAFDMFFAKTEAMKRGIGRYSQNLIEHILKQETSHSYFYFYPDVSNGAEHLKDQLQQFLYRNRIDLYHMMSPFNLFHLPAHQFQAYSDSMLNKAWFGYTRVAATLYDVIPLVLEKQYMNDFVRPIYMKVIDMIRSCDIIYAISETTKQDAVRLTGMDPTKISVIMGGYDPKFKQLPNFNAQDVKFRYGVTKPYVLSTGGDDPRKNLARLIDAFIAANRVLTNRYQIVIVYNSTADEKRNMLDQAARLGGEGSVVVTGYVPDVDLVGLYNGAELFAFPSLYEGFGLPIVEAMACGTPVLTSNNSSLVEISGESTYLVNPDDTSSITDGIVQLLTNPQRLSELSKKGMKQSEQYNWKLVAEKVMDGYEAVFRRKIAVFSAMHPFLPHTYGDLHEAILILTDRCEIDVYVEEVLEDGPVIDKDSPIVIHPHQEFESRKDQYDYIIYEIGNDDRFLFIAPYMTNMEKYPGIVITHGIDLHALTLNWTIEQNSIYSYYKVLEKEYGVGAHAKLDELLGGTTLPKQAPLNRYYLADAKAILVYHEHAAKQLAEQGYRNIIVAPAPGIPAVSRRSSSGSKFVISTFVTKDTICDPVALHVIKEMLDQGCHNITYKIVGPFDSKRATELQSLVFKLGLEKQIEFTGPLSLSRYKRLMRRTDVALFLRDPAEGELISALIATMASGIPTIVFDDASFNELPNELLIKLPPVDQDAETALLQVMLQLYHSKEERDAISAKAKKYMEDQHSTQNFADMLQEAVDRSTMAGDMPTVLWQIHQSPDGVPRIRS; the protein is encoded by the coding sequence ATGAACATTGCTTTCGATATGTTTTTTGCCAAAACTGAAGCAATGAAACGAGGAATTGGTCGTTATTCGCAAAATCTAATTGAGCACATCTTAAAGCAAGAAACGAGCCATTCTTATTTTTATTTCTATCCAGACGTAAGTAATGGTGCAGAGCACTTGAAAGACCAGCTACAGCAGTTCTTATACCGAAACCGAATTGATCTGTACCATATGATGAGTCCGTTTAATTTATTTCACCTCCCAGCGCATCAGTTTCAAGCGTACAGTGATTCCATGCTCAACAAAGCATGGTTTGGCTACACGCGGGTAGCAGCAACTTTATATGACGTTATTCCACTTGTGCTGGAAAAGCAGTATATGAATGATTTTGTCAGGCCCATCTACATGAAGGTTATAGATATGATTCGGTCATGCGATATCATATATGCAATTTCTGAAACTACAAAGCAGGATGCTGTTCGTCTTACGGGGATGGATCCTACGAAAATAAGCGTCATTATGGGCGGATATGATCCTAAGTTTAAGCAACTCCCTAACTTTAACGCCCAAGACGTCAAATTCCGCTATGGGGTAACTAAGCCTTATGTATTAAGCACAGGTGGAGATGATCCTCGGAAAAACTTAGCCAGACTGATCGATGCATTTATTGCGGCGAATCGAGTGCTTACTAATCGGTATCAGATAGTCATCGTGTACAATTCAACAGCTGATGAGAAGAGAAACATGCTGGATCAAGCTGCCCGTTTAGGCGGGGAAGGCTCAGTTGTTGTGACTGGTTACGTTCCGGATGTAGATTTAGTTGGCTTATATAATGGTGCAGAGCTATTTGCTTTTCCTTCCCTGTATGAAGGCTTTGGACTACCGATTGTTGAAGCAATGGCTTGTGGAACCCCCGTGTTAACCTCAAACAATTCTTCACTAGTGGAGATAAGTGGCGAATCGACTTATTTAGTTAATCCAGATGACACTTCCAGCATAACGGATGGTATTGTACAACTCCTAACGAATCCCCAGCGTCTATCCGAGCTGTCTAAGAAGGGAATGAAGCAATCCGAGCAATATAACTGGAAACTCGTAGCTGAGAAGGTCATGGATGGCTATGAAGCTGTGTTCAGGCGAAAAATAGCTGTATTTTCCGCGATGCATCCTTTCTTGCCGCATACTTATGGTGATCTTCATGAGGCCATACTCATATTAACAGATCGCTGTGAAATCGATGTTTATGTAGAAGAGGTACTGGAAGACGGTCCAGTCATTGACAAAGACAGTCCGATTGTTATTCATCCGCACCAAGAGTTTGAAAGCCGCAAAGATCAGTATGATTACATTATTTATGAAATTGGCAACGATGATCGATTTTTATTTATCGCGCCTTATATGACAAACATGGAGAAGTATCCGGGCATTGTAATCACGCATGGAATTGATCTTCATGCCCTCACTTTGAATTGGACAATTGAACAAAATTCAATCTATTCCTACTATAAAGTGTTGGAAAAAGAGTACGGGGTTGGCGCTCATGCCAAGCTTGATGAACTGCTTGGAGGTACAACGCTTCCTAAACAGGCTCCACTAAACAGATATTATCTGGCAGATGCGAAAGCCATTCTTGTCTATCACGAACATGCAGCTAAGCAGCTTGCTGAGCAGGGATACCGCAATATCATTGTTGCCCCTGCACCCGGAATCCCTGCTGTATCTAGACGTTCTAGCAGCGGGTCGAAATTCGTGATTTCTACCTTTGTTACTAAAGATACAATCTGTGACCCAGTTGCACTCCATGTAATCAAAGAAATGCTAGATCAAGGCTGTCATAATATCACCTACAAAATTGTTGGACCATTTGATTCAAAGCGTGCAACTGAGTTACAGTCATTAGTCTTTAAGCTAGGTCTAGAAAAGCAAATTGAGTTTACTGGACCTCTATCCTTGAGTCGTTACAAACGATTGATGAGAAGAACCGATGTAGCGCTATTTTTGCGTGACCCTGCGGAGGGTGAGCTAATCTCCGCTCTTATAGCAACGATGGCGAGTGGTATTCCGACTATTGTGTTCGATGATGCTTCGTTTAACGAGCTTCCTAATGAGCTTTTAATCAAGCTTCCTCCTGTAGACCAGGATGCTGAGACGGCGCTACTTCAGGTCATGCTTCAGCTCTATCATAGTAAAGAAGAACGAGATGCAATTTCAGCTAAAGCGAAAAAGTACATGGAGGATCAGCATTCTACGCAGAATTTTGCAGATATGCTTCAGGAAGCCGTTGATCGAAGCACTATGGCGGGGGATATGCCTACCGTGCTATGGCAAATACATCAAAGCCCGGATGGCGTACCTCGTATCCGAAGCTGA